Part of the Sodalinema gerasimenkoae IPPAS B-353 genome is shown below.
TGGTTTCGTCGCCGAGGCTTAACGGCTAAAGACTATATATTGAGCCTGATTCCGTCCGCTATTTTTAGCTTCATAGAGGGCCAAATCTGCTGGTTTGAGGAGGTCATTTAGAGTCACCTTTGATTGAGTGGCGGTGACCACTCCCAAACTTAGGGTACAATGTATCTGCTGATTTGGAATTGTGCTGTCAAAAATAGCCGTTTTCTCAACGGTATGGCGTAACGACTCAGTGCGATCGCGTACATCCGATGCTGAACAATTGGGTAGAACAATTAAAAATTCTTCCCCTCCCCAACGTCCGATGATGTCCCCAGGATACAATTGAGCCTGAAGTACGCTAACCACAGTTTTTAGGACGATATCTCCTACGTCATGACCGTAGGTATCATTGATTTTTTTGAAATAGTCAATATCAACCAAAATTAAACTTAACGGGTAATTTTTTCTGTTTTTTATATTTGTATTGATGCGCTCGGTGACAGCCCCTCGATTCAATACTTGGGTCAAAAAATCAGTCTCAGATAATAATTTTAAATCTGAGTACATCCGCTGACTGACCATCAAAACAAAAAAGCAATTGCGAAGAAAATCAATGACAAAGAGTGTCATAAATGTGAGCAAGTTGGCAAAGGAAGCATCAACGAGGCTTTGAGTTGTTCCATCGAGTATCAATAAACCCCTGAAAGAAGAAAGCAAAATGTCCGCCGCAAAAACAACGACCAGCGAATAAACAGTGAAATAAAAATAACTATGTTTGGATTTTAAGATGTAGCTAATAGTAATTGCACAAATTATAATATTTAGAGGAATCATAAAAAACTGACGCTCATTATAATTCGTGGCAATGTAGTTATGATAAATTTGTGAACTCAATAACGTTGCTGCTAGAAAAGCCCAAGTGAATTTAGTTGTTTTTCTCCCCAAGAATTGACCAATGGCGATCGCCCAAATTACTCGCGAGCCAATGATAAACGTATTGCTGATAAATCTCAGTGGGGGAACTTCCCAGCTAAACGTCAATAGTCCAATGATAAATGATAGGGAAGCCATGACGGTTCCTACCACATAGAGAGAAATCCCTTTATATTGATTGGCGACAACCCCCAGGGCAATAAGCACCCAGGCTTGCAGAAACGATGAGATGACGATCATAATCATCATCGTTTTTGGATCAAGGGAGAGAAATAGAGACATGGGATAACGAGGAGGAATAATCTGGTGCGTTACCGGTTATAACTGATAGTCTTTAGACTCAAAGGGTGACAAGGAGGCTATAAGCCAGATGGGTCAATTGTTTTGAGCTAAGGGCCGATCGCACCCCAAGGACAACGGCCTCGAAATCCCTACAATGGAGGAGGTGGTTTAGGGGAACAGAAGTATGGATCGTGCGTTGGCGGGTCGCTTAGGAACCTTTGGCGCGGCGGTGGTGGTAGGGGCGGCGGCCAGTGCGATCGCCCCCACCAGTCTTCCCCTCATTATCGCTGGAACAGCCCTGTCTGGCGTAGCCGGGGGGATTTTTGCCAATGATTTGGGGGCGATCGATAGCCAGTTCGGAGATCCCGATTTACGCAATGCTCATTTGACGCGGGCCGTGGGACGGGCGATCGCCATCGTCATTGAAACCCTGGCCCAAGACCACCAGGGGCGATCGCGCTTGGCCCTAGACGCATTAGCCCAAAGCGCCCGCCAGCACTGGTCGCACATCATCGCAGATATCCTGGGAAATCAGACCCCAGAGGGGTTATTTGAAGACAAATTAGCCGAGACTTACTTTGCCACAGCAGCAGAGAACTTTGAACAGATGCAGGCCTTAGACACTTGGCAAGAATGGCGACCTGTTGTTGACGCCTTGCGACCTAGGGCGCGGCGCTGGCTGCGTCAATCCTGGCGGGGGCGAGTGCGGCGCTGGCGCTCTGGCGGGGTGTATCCCTTAGCCACCTTGACTCCGACTCTTGTGGATACCCTGGCTCAACGCTTGCATGAACAGTTCCCCAAAGCCATCCGGGAAGTGTTAAAGCGGGATTTTGCTGAAGGAAAAGAAGCCTTTGCGGGGATGGTGTTTGACCTACTGGGGAACTTAACCGCCGGTCAGCAGGAGTTGGCGCAACAGTTGGCGGAGTGGCGGCAACAAACCCCCTCCCTCTCCCAAGCCATGGCCGACCAACTGACCGTGGAATTGCAACGATTAGAAGGGGTGATGCGGCAGGAGGGGAAAGAAACCCGCGACAGGGTAAAACAGGAACATGAAGAAACCCGCAACATTATCCGGGAAATTGTCAAAAAACCAAGCCCCCAAATCGCCAACCCTCCCTCAAACCTTCTTCGCTACCGTCGCACCGTTCCCAAATTTGTCGGGCGGGAGGTGGCGATTGCCCAATTGAGCGCCTTGTTCGCCCAAGTCGATCAGGTGGCGATCGCGGCGGCGCTGTCGGGGATGGGGGGACTGGGGAAAACCGAGTTAGCCTGGCAATGGGCGCAGCAGGAATATGAGGCGGGGAATTTTCCCGGTGGAGTGGTCTGGTTGGACATGGTGGCGGGGAATCCGGGAGAGCAGTTAGTGCTGTTTTATCAGACCGAGTTTGCCCTAGACATCCCGGCGGAGTTGACGACGGTGGCGCAGCGGCTGGCCTATTGTTGGCAGCATTGGCCTCGGGAGGGGGCGGTGTTGTTGGTGTTGGATGATGTGGTGCGGGAGCGGGATGGGGCGAAGTTGTCCATGTTTCGTCCTGGGGGACAGTTTCGGGTGTTGTGGACGACGCGAGAACGGTGTACGGGGGTGCAAGATTACCGCTTGGATACGCTGTCCGATGAGGCGGCGCGGGAGTTGTTGACTGGCTACCTTGAGGCGGCGCGGTTGGAGGCGGAACCGGAGGCCCTGACAGAGTTGTTGCGCTGGTTTGACGGGTTGCCCTTGGGGTTGGAGTTGGCGGCGCGTTATTTGGCGTTGGATGAGTTTTTATCAATTGGGGAGTATCTGCGAGGGTTACATCTGACCCATGACTCCCTTGATGCAATAGTTGAGATGGGCTATCCCTTGAAATTCTGGCAGAACTGGGCTATTCCCTACGAAAAACTCAGCTTGAACTTCCTCAAGCTGAACTCGATCGCATCCCCCTCCAACAGCTCAAACACAGCCTAGAACAGCGGCTTCCCTATGTCAGTCTAACCAGTGAAGCCGCTCGCCGAGAGGTTCTGATTGCGCCAATTGTTTTAACCCTGATTGACTACACCCAAGCTCAACTCAGAATTGAATACACCATTCGAGTTTCTGACCAACTTAAAGGCTCCCTAGACTACTATCTCCAGAGTCAAAATAGCCTCCTGATTATTGAAGCTAAAAATGCTGATCTGGCTCGGGGATTCACGCAATTGGCGGCAGAATTGATTGCCCTTGACCAATGGCTTGATTCCGATACTCGCCCCCTCTATGGGGTCGTGTCAACTGGGGATATCTGGCAGTTTGGACGCTTAAATCGCCAACAGCATCAGATTGAGCAAGACCTCAGTTTATATCGAGTTCCCACTGACTTGGAAGACCTCTTCCCCATCCTAATCGCTATTCTGACTGGGATAGGGTGAGTTTCACTCAAATGCTCTGTTTTCCAAGACATCCCTAAAACTGAATCCCCACACCTCCTTGAAGAGAAAATCCCGTGCGGTTGGTGTCTTCATAGGCATCAAAGGCAATAATGGCATTACCAAAAACCACCAAATTACTGTTAGGAAAGGTGCGATCAATTCCCGGTTGCAAGACAAAACTGGTGGTATTGCCAACCGGTGTGTCTTCATTGCCCGTAAACGCTACCCCAGCACCAATATAGGCATCCGTTTCCCAGTTAATGGGGATATCATAGGAAACCGTGGGAACAATAGCAATGCCATTTCCCGCTAACACCTGGGTTCGTAGGGAAATCGGTACTTCTAAAAGTCGATAGCGGAAAGCCACAACTCCCGACGCTCCTCCTCCCTCTTGTAGGCCGACACTTCCACCCACTCCAACATAACTTCCATAGGCCGCTTGGGCGATCGCCCCCTCAGCGGACAAACCTACCCCCGTCAGAGACAGGATAAGGCTCCCCAGTCCATAGACAGACCATTGTTTGAGTCCTTTCATCGCGCTTCTATCCTCACACCAAAACGAACACCCCCGAATTCTAACAAATCGGAGGTTGAGGTGAAGATAATCCAACTAAATTCTCAAGTGGGCAATTTAATTGCAACCAAAAAGCCCGTGACGAGACTTGAACTCGTGACCTCACCCTTACCAAGGGTGTGCTCTACCGCTGAGCTACACGGGCAAATAGGATGGGCCGAGCTGGATTCGAACCAGCGTAGGCGTAGCCAGTGGATTTACAGTCCACCCCCATTAACCACTCGGGCATCGACCCATGACTATTTGATTCTGTGGGCCGCTTTCGCGCTCACAGATTTATATCTTAGCACAAGCATTTGTAAATGCAACCCCTTTTGGCAAAAAATCTGGAAAATCTCCAGAATCTTAGGGGCTGGGGGCGTGAGGACCTCAACACTAGGGGAGAAAGGGGGGGTCATCGGAGGGAGGTGGCCCGGGCGCTCGTTTTGGCTTGGGTTTGGGAGGGGTGGGAGGAGTGGCAGGGCGACGTTTGACTTTCGCGCGTTTGGCGGTTTTGCCCATCCCTCGGCCGAGGAAGGCGATATTGAGGTAGCAGGTTGAGAGCATGATACTGGTTAAGCCGAAGCGAGCGATGGACTTCCAAGCCCCAAATCGCGATCGCTCTTTGGCCCGACTGCTGCGAGCTTGGACCCGTTCGACTAAACTGGTACGCAAGGTTTGGATTTGCCGGTCAATACTGTCGGGATTTTCAATAAACTCCTGAAACTGAGCCAACTGCTCCTCATTTAACGGTTCATCGCCCAGAAAATCCTGTAAGAGGGTTTCAGTATCCTCATCACGTTCAATAATCCCGAGATAAAGTTGCTGCTGCTGCTGCAATTGCAGTTCAATTTGTTCTAAACTTTCGTTGGCTTCTCGGTCAATGCGAGCAATGGCTTGCTGACTGGAGACTAACGCCGCTAGGGCATGACCGGGAATGAGAATCAGAAAAATTAACCCCAAAATTAAGGACAGCCGAAAAGTTCGCTTTTTGGTGGTTTGAATCCAGGTATCGGTCTCAGTCGCTGCCCCACTCACCACTTCACAGGCAATTCCCGCCAGCAGTGCGGCAACTCCAATCAAAGGGATAATGCCCTGCTGAATGATTTGTGTCGTTAGATTGAGCCACCAGCTCGGACTACCCGCGTCAGGGGGCACAATCAGTAAAATAAAGTTGAGCAGGGTAATCAGAATCAGAACCGTTCCTGCCAGTTTGAGACCTCTTGAGGCAAGTGCTAGACTGGTCTTAGATTCTTTAGACTTCATGATCAATCAATAGGTATCCTAGACATTCGAAATGGCGTTAGCCTTACTTTGACGGCCGTTAAATTATGCTGAACCGCTACCATCTTACGCGTTGATCTTGCGATCGCCCCCAGATACCCCTCATCTTTAGAACTTTACAAAAAAACCATATAAATCTCTGGATTCTTCACCATATCTTTACAAAAGATAGGTTTGACTGAGGGGGGGGGAAAGGCTAAGCTGGAAGCAGCCCCAACCTTGGTATTAATTTTACCGGTTCTGAAGGGTCACAAAAACCTCGAAGTCATTCAGTAAAAATACGGTAAGTTTTCAGGGCTAACCAGCAAGATAACGTCGGTGTAAACCCATAAGCGTCAAAGTAAACGTCATGAAAAGACAACTAGCAATTTTAGCCTCAAGTCTTGTGGTGGGGGTTGGGGCGATCGCCGTAGCACCCGTCCAAGCACTCCCCATCTTCGGCACGGAAAGTCACCACGAACTTGAAGACATCCTCAATGAAGAGGTTCAGTTAAGTGGCGAGCAGCAGGGAACCCTAATTGGGGTCGCCGGCTTGTTAGAGATGGATAGCACAGCGTTATTAAATAGCCCTGACGCGATGAACTCTCTGTTTGATGGAGAAAGCGTCGATCCGAGTCAACCCCCGACGGGCCCCCTCGTCATTAATCACGAAGCTAGTGGTTGTTCCGTGGATGCCGGATGTGCTCTCAAAGCCATTGGCCTAGTGAACACCCTCAAATGTGGCGCTTCGGGCATGGACCCCGAAGCCTGGGCCTCCTGTCTGCAAGATACGGACTATGATGCCTACATCGCTGCCAGCGCTTGCACTTGGGGGTCTTGCCCCGGATTTGCCCTGGCGGAAGATGGGGTCTATGCTTGTGCCGAACCCACGGGACTGAGTGTTTTCGCTGCTTTAAATTAAACTCACACTCGACAGCTCGTGTCTTCAGCCTAAGCGATCTCATCGCCTCGACTCTGAATCGGGATCTCGCGATCCCCTCCATACCTCTTCTAGCCAAGAAGGGGTATTTTTTTGGGAGTTTGCGGTAGGTTGGAAAGTAGTTGAACGTTCAAGTGTATTTATATAGCCCCGATGACAAACCCCTTTGGACAGCAGATTCAGGACTTCTATGACGCTTCGACAGAACTCTGGGAGGAGGTTTGGGGCGAACACTTACACCATGGCTACTACGGCGATCGCAATCCCCGAAGCCTAGACCGACGACAGGCCCAGATTGACCTGATCGATCGCCTCCTGGACTGGGTACAGGCTAGCGGAAACGCGGCCCCTCTCAACGAACAGAGTCAAGTCCTCGATGTCGGCTGTGGCGTGGGTGGAAGTAGTCTCCACTTATGGCAGAAATTCCACTGTCGGGCCACGGGAATCACCCTCAGTCCCGTTCAGGCCCGCCGGGCCACCGAGCGATCGCAGCAAGCCGGGGCCAGCAGTTCCCTCGGCTTCCTAGTGGCCGACGCGTTGGGGGTTCCCTTTGCAGACGAAACGTTTGACTGGATCTGGTCCCTCGAAAGCGGCGAACATATGCCCGACAAAACCCGCTTTTTAGAGGAATGTTACCGTCTCCTCAAACCCGGTGGAACCCTGATGTTGGCCACCTGGTGTCATCGTCCCCTAGATTCCGGACGTTTGTCAGCGGCGGAAGTCGAGCATTTGCGGCAACTCTATCAGGTTTATCATTTACCCTATGTGATTTCCCTGCCTGACTATGACGCGATCGCCGAGGGGATTGGCTTTGAGAACGTACAAACCGAGGATTGGTCAACCGCCGTGGCCCCCTTCTGGGATGTCGTCATGGACTCCGCCTTAGATCCCAAGGTGATTTTGGGGGTTCTCTTATCCGGTTGGGAGACCATTCAGGGGGCTTTGGCCATGAATTTGATGCGAGATGGCTATAAGAGTGGGTTAGTCCGTTATGGGGTTCTCAGTGGCAGAAAACCCCTAGAAGCCTAAGTTAACCAGAAACCATCAGTCACAGCGTCAGGAGGATCAATGGAATCGCGATCGCACCCCTTAGCCACATCATTTGCACAACGACTTTCTGCCCTATGGCGGTTTAGTCGTCCCCATACCATTATCGGCACAACCCTCAGTGTTTGGGGGCTGTTTGCCATCAGCCAAGCGGGGTCGTGGCCCACCTCCCCGGAATGGCGATCGCTACTTTGGGCTTGGTTGGCCTGTTTAGGGGGAAACCTCTATATTGTGGGCTTAAATCAACTCGAAGACATCGATATTGATCGCATCAATAAGCCCACGTTACCCCTGGCCTCGGGAGAATTTAGCCCCCGCCAGGGATGGACGATTGTCGCCCTTTCGGGACTGGGGGCGATCGCCCTGGCTTGGACTCAAGGCCAATGGCTATTCGCGACGGTTGCCATTAGTTTACTCATCGGAACTGCCTATTCAATTCCCCCCATTCGTCTCAAACGCTTTCCCTTTTGGGCCTCATTTTGCATTTTTACCGTGCGCGGGATGATTGTAAACGTAGGGCTGTTCCTGCATTTTCAGGGCGGATTTCCCATTATTCCCGAAGTCTGGGCCTTAACGGTGTTTGTCCTCATCTTCACCTTTGCTATTGCTATTTTTAAGGATATTCCCGACTTAGAAGGAGACAAACGCTATCAAATTAGCACCCTAACCCTGCGTCTCGGGGCCCCAGCCGTCGCCCGCTTAGCCCTCATCACCATTTCTATCTGTGACCTCTTGATGGTGGTAGCTGGCTTTACCCTTCTCACCGACATGAATGGGCCACTTCTTGCGGCCATTCATTTGCTGTTGTTGGCCCTTTTGTGGTTCCGTCGTCGGACTTTGGACTTGGGCGATCGCACCTCCATCGCTGCCTTTTATCAATTTATTTGGAAGCTCTTTTTTCTGGAATATCTGGTGTTTCCTTTAACCTATGTTGTCGTTAATTCTTGACCATAACTTGTGCTTTTTGTTAAGCTAAAGAGATTTCAACTCCGCCCGAACTAGAACAGCCGTAATATTATCCCGCCCATTTTCCTGATTCGCCAAATCAATCAACTCCTGAGGTGCAAAATTGAGATTCGATGAGACCGCCAAATAGGGTTTGAGGTGAGTTTTCCAATGGAGTTCCACCAAACTGCGATCGGTGAGGCCATCAGACGCCAACAGAAACAGGGTGTTTTCCAGAACCGGTAAAAAGCGGATATCTGGCCGAACCGACTCCCGGGGCCCGAGGGCTTGGGTGAGTTGATAGGCTTGAGGGGTTTGATAGGCCAGCGCCGGATCAACCCCCTGGGCGATAGATTGTTGTCCCAACTCATGATCGCGCGTTAACAGTTCCAACCCTCCCGAGACCGTCAAGCGATAGAGGCGAGAATCCCCCACATGGGCGATCGCCGCCTGATTTCCATCGAGGAGTAACATCACCAGAGTTGTTCCCATGCGGCGATTTCCCCGGCGGCCTTGATCCTGATTTAACTGATAAATTGCCGTATTCGCCGCCGCGATCGCCTCATTAATCCGCCATTGTTCCGGGAAGGCCTCATCCCAATAGGGAAGAATGCGATCGGCCACCGTTTCAATGGCGATCGCACTGGCCACATCGCCCCCCTCATGGCCCCCCATCCCATCACAAAGAATATAAAGGCCTCGCGCCGACTCCGTCCGTGAATTGGGGGTTTCCCGTTGATGTTGTCGTAACCACAACAGAAACGTATCCTCATTATGACGACGTTGGCGGCCGATATCCGTCTGTCCCGCATGAGTCAATTGAATCGTAGGGATAATCGGGGCCGTGACCGTGAGATCTTCCTCGGCGAAATTCCAACCCGTGGGATCATCATCATCCTCATCCTCGTTCACCAACTGGGGTTGTAGAGAATCCAAAAGCTGATCGAGGTGCGATCGCAACCGTTCCGGCGAGGCAATCTGTCCCTGTTGTAACCGTTGAATTAATTGGGCGATGTCCAGATGAGGTGACATCTCAGAAAAGCGAAATAACTGACTCCAAGTCTCTCCCAACTGTTTCAACGACACCTCATGATCCACCGTTTCTAGATGGAGGCGTTGCAAACATAACAGATCGTCATCATCCAACAGGAGATTATCCAATTGCATCAAACTCGGGCGGCCCGCCAACTCCGTCAGCAATATCCATAAATCTGTCATCTGATACATCCAATGGAGTTGCTGAAGCGCCACCTCCTGGCGTTTCGAGGATTGCTTCACCTGCCAACCCTCAATCAGAGGCAACAACGACGAGCGATCCTCCAAGAGAACGATGGCATACTGCTCATTTTCCCAGGCATCATGGAGTCGTGGCAGGGCCGAGTTAGTCGCACAATAGGGATGAATATAGGGTTCGGCCAGATCGGGGATTGACCGTAGCGATTCCCCCGCTATAGACCGATAGTAGGGGGACTCCGCTGGCGTTTGATCAGAAACCTGAACCTCAATATCGCCCCAGTCATTTAAAACTGGACGTTTGAGAGGACGATAGCGACGTTGGGGGTCGAGATAAACCGGAAGCGTCATCCCGCCACCGTCAGCTTTAGGGATGAGGATAGCAAACCAAATCATGGGGACTCAGGGTGTTGATCGCGACGAAGACGACTGTTCCTTACTATCTTCCCTCACTTGTTGAATTTCCAGGGGAGTCAACTCTCGCCATTGTCCCGGTTGTAGGCCCTCCAGAGTTAATCGGAGACTGCGAACCCGAATCAAGCGTAAGGTGGGAAAGCCAACCGCCGCCGTCATCCGCCGGACTTGACGATTGCGCCCTTCCGTCAAGGTGATTTCCAGCCAGTCCGTGGGAACCGTTTTACGATAGCGAATCGGTGGGTCCCGTGGCGGGAGATCAGGGGGATTGGGAAGTCGTTGGACTTGGGCCGGACGAGTGGTATAGCCGCGAATCATCACCCCCCGACGTAACGCTTCTAGGGCCGCCTCATCGGGAGTCCGTTCTACTTGTACCCAATAGGTGCGCGGTTTGGCAAACTTGGGGTCCGTCAGACGATGCTTCAGCGGCCCATCATTAGTTAACAACAGCAGGCCCTCACTGTCGCGATCGAGACGACCCACAGAATAGACCCCGGGAATCGGGATATAGTCCTTTAAGGTCGCGCGAGGAGTGGCACTGTTGTCGGTAAACTGACACAGCACATCGTAGGGCTTATAAAAGAGAATATAGCGATACTGAACATTCACGTTAAAAGGGGACACCCGGATTCGAACCGGGGAATGGAAGATTTGCAGTCTTCTGCCTTACCGCTTGGCCATGTCCCCATGCCTCTAGCTTTGCCATCCTAACATATCATGGCTCAACCCTGGCAACTTTTTTGACGAATTCTCTCAAGCTGCGATCGCGGTTTCCCAGACACCCAAGATTCCCACTGAGGATACACCGGTAAACGGGAACGCAACTGCCAACCCGCCGGTTGCAAAATCTCATGCAGCCGTTGACATTGCCAATGGGGATAATCTGGATTCACCTCATCACGGGGGCCAATCCCCCCCAAATCCTGGGCCCCAGCCGCCAGACAAGCCAAGAGAATCTCAGGCGTCTCCACTAAATTCGGAGGAATCTGCAACGTTACTTCTGGCGGTAGAATATCCCGGGCCAACGCCACCACCTCCGGAAGTTGCGGCAACTGAAACGCCTCAACCGCCGACTCCTGACGCTGGCCCAAACGATGAGGTTGCAGAATCACCTCCTGGATATGGCCCCAGCGATGGTGAATCCGGGCAATTTCCATCAAGCTATTCTGGCAATCCTTAGTCGTCTCACCAATTCCCAACAACAATCCTGTGGTAAAAGGAATCCGCAACTTACCCGCCAGTTCCAACTGTAAAATGCGCCGTTCCGGTTGTTTACTCGGCGCGTGACGGTGAAACGTCTCTAGCAGTTTGGGGGTAACCTGTTCCAGCATCAACCCCATCGAAACATTGACGGTTTTCAAACTCGCCATTTCCCCCTCACTCAGAGGGCCAACATTGGTATGAGGCAGAAAGCCCAAAGACAGGGCCAACTGACAGAGATTAAAAATCCGTTGAAACCAGAGGCCTCGTCGCGGATGCTGTGGATGAACCTCACCACTGAGAATCAGAATCTCCGTCACCTGCGGCCCCACTCCATCCCGCAAAGACTGCAAAATCTCCCGTCCCCGGGCCAAACTCATCCAATCATCCTCTCCCGGTTCCCGACGAAAGTTGCAATAACTACAGCGATTAAAACACTCATAGGTGGGAACCAACGTATACGCCGGACTATAGGTTACCGTCTTCACCATGACCCATTATTTACCTGTTGCCTGTTGCCTGTTGCCTATTGCCTTCTTCCCCCTACTGCCTACTGCCTACTCTCCCCTATTCCCTGTTCCCTGTTCCCTTCTCCCCCCGACAAAGCCGAAACCCCGCAAACACCTCTCGAACCTGAGGAGAATACCAATTGCGGAAACTATTACGAAGGGCCCAGGGGCGAGTGGTCCAACTTCCTCCCCGTAACCCATAATGCTGGCCATCAAAATAGCTTTGAGAATACCCGGAATAGGGGAAGAACTCAAACCCCTGATAACCATCAAAGGTGGTTGATGTCCATTCCCACACATTCCCTAACATATCCTCGATACCCCAAGGACTGCAATGATCCTGATAGGCATGAACCGGCGTGATGCCCCCCATGAGGCGATGATGATTGCAATGATGAGGTTGGGGGAGGTCCGTGCCCCAAGGATAGGGCTGATGGCAATGTTGCTGGGGATTCCAACTAGCGGCCTTTTCCCATTCGGCTTCAGTGGGGAGTCGTTTGCCGACAAAGTTGGCGTAGGCGTTGGCTTCATACCAACTCACCCCACAGACGGGATAATGGTCAAACTCTGACCCGTCAGCCTCGGGCCAATAGAGGGGTTGGCGGATGGTATGGTGGCGGATAAACTGCCAACCGGCGGCAGACCAATAGTCGCGGTTGTCGTAGCCCCCCACCTCGATAAAGCGACGGTATTGGCCACAGGTGACGGGGTAGCGGTCAATATGATACTCGTCAAGATGGTTGAGAAAGGCGGGCTGTTCGTTGTCTAGGGCATTCTCGTTGCTATTGCCCTGGAGAAAGGCTCCTGCGGGAATTTTGATGGTTTCGGGGTTGAGAGGGGTCGAGGCGGCAGGATGAGCACGATAGAGGGAGCTACGTTGATGTAATGCCTCGACGATCGCCATGGTTTCACTATGTTGGCTTTCATGTTGCAGGATAAACCACCAGAGGCGGGCTTGGTCTTGGAGGGGGGCGCGAGGGAGATAATCTAACACCTGTTGGCGAATCTGTTGCAGATAATCGCAGGTGTCGGCGAGGCTGGGGAGTTGTTGCCGTTGCTGTTTGGGTAGGCCATCGGCGGCATAGAGGCGATGATATTGGGGCTGTTGGGGAGTGCGTCCGGCACAATGACGCAATAGCCAGAGTTCTTCGGTGAAGCCAATATGTCCTAGATGCCAACCGATGGGGCTAAAGTCGGGATGGGCTTGGGAGTAATAGAGGCGATCGCCCAGGGATTGAACTTGATCTAGGGTGGCTTGACGACAGGCGATGAGGGCTTCCTGGAGGGCCAGGGTTGGGGAAGGTTGGGAAACGAGTGACATTAGGGGTTCAAGACGGTCCACTGAGGCCCTTGATTGGGGTTGATAGTTAAGATACTGCTTGGGGCGAAGGCTTGCCAGTTTCCGGGAAAAATGGGTTCGGAGGCGATGAGGTGACTTCCATCCTGTTGCAGGTAATAGAGACTGGGGGGGGCGGTGTTGACGGCGAAGCGACAGGCGATGAGGTGTTGTCCGTCACTCAGGACGAGGTTGGCGGAGAGTTGACTGTTATGGGCCATGGCCAATTCCTGAAAGTCCTTTAGGGCGGTTTTGAGGGTTTGGCTGAGGGGCTGCTGGGGCGTTTCGTCCTGTAACTGCATCAGATAGGCAAACAGATGTTCTGAGTCGGTACTGCCGTTGATGAGTTCATAGTAGGGGCTACGGAGGCGATCGCGCAGGGGACGATAGAGACGCTGACGAAATTGGGGAATGGCCCCGTTATGGATAAAGGACCAGTTGTCATGGCTGAAGGGCTGGCCGTTACTTAAATCAAGGGCCTGTCCTGGGGTGGCACTACGCACATAAGCCAAGATACAGTCGGAGTGAATGTAGTGACTGAGGGAGGAGAGGTTAATGTCACTCCAGATGGGCAGGAGACTTTTGTAGATGAAGGGTTGGTCTTGTTGGCGGCGATCGTACCAGCTAAAGCCATAACCGTCGGCGTTGAGTAGGCCGGCGGTCATTTCTTGGGGTTGATAGCTTTGGACGACTAGGGAATGGGGGGGCTGACAAAGGAGGGAAT
Proteins encoded:
- a CDS encoding HpsJ family protein, whose amino-acid sequence is MKSKESKTSLALASRGLKLAGTVLILITLLNFILLIVPPDAGSPSWWLNLTTQIIQQGIIPLIGVAALLAGIACEVVSGAATETDTWIQTTKKRTFRLSLILGLIFLILIPGHALAALVSSQQAIARIDREANESLEQIELQLQQQQQLYLGIIERDEDTETLLQDFLGDEPLNEEQLAQFQEFIENPDSIDRQIQTLRTSLVERVQARSSRAKERSRFGAWKSIARFGLTSIMLSTCYLNIAFLGRGMGKTAKRAKVKRRPATPPTPPKPKPKRAPGPPPSDDPPFLP
- a CDS encoding NB-ARC domain-containing protein; the protein is MDRALAGRLGTFGAAVVVGAAASAIAPTSLPLIIAGTALSGVAGGIFANDLGAIDSQFGDPDLRNAHLTRAVGRAIAIVIETLAQDHQGRSRLALDALAQSARQHWSHIIADILGNQTPEGLFEDKLAETYFATAAENFEQMQALDTWQEWRPVVDALRPRARRWLRQSWRGRVRRWRSGGVYPLATLTPTLVDTLAQRLHEQFPKAIREVLKRDFAEGKEAFAGMVFDLLGNLTAGQQELAQQLAEWRQQTPSLSQAMADQLTVELQRLEGVMRQEGKETRDRVKQEHEETRNIIREIVKKPSPQIANPPSNLLRYRRTVPKFVGREVAIAQLSALFAQVDQVAIAAALSGMGGLGKTELAWQWAQQEYEAGNFPGGVVWLDMVAGNPGEQLVLFYQTEFALDIPAELTTVAQRLAYCWQHWPREGAVLLVLDDVVRERDGAKLSMFRPGGQFRVLWTTRERCTGVQDYRLDTLSDEAARELLTGYLEAARLEAEPEALTELLRWFDGLPLGLELAARYLALDEFLSIGEYLRGLHLTHDSLDAIVEMGYPLKFWQNWAIPYEKLSLNFLKLNSIASPSNSSNTA
- a CDS encoding homogentisate phytyltransferase, translated to MESRSHPLATSFAQRLSALWRFSRPHTIIGTTLSVWGLFAISQAGSWPTSPEWRSLLWAWLACLGGNLYIVGLNQLEDIDIDRINKPTLPLASGEFSPRQGWTIVALSGLGAIALAWTQGQWLFATVAISLLIGTAYSIPPIRLKRFPFWASFCIFTVRGMIVNVGLFLHFQGGFPIIPEVWALTVFVLIFTFAIAIFKDIPDLEGDKRYQISTLTLRLGAPAVARLALITISICDLLMVVAGFTLLTDMNGPLLAAIHLLLLALLWFRRRTLDLGDRTSIAAFYQFIWKLFFLEYLVFPLTYVVVNS
- a CDS encoding methyltransferase domain-containing protein; translation: MTNPFGQQIQDFYDASTELWEEVWGEHLHHGYYGDRNPRSLDRRQAQIDLIDRLLDWVQASGNAAPLNEQSQVLDVGCGVGGSSLHLWQKFHCRATGITLSPVQARRATERSQQAGASSSLGFLVADALGVPFADETFDWIWSLESGEHMPDKTRFLEECYRLLKPGGTLMLATWCHRPLDSGRLSAAEVEHLRQLYQVYHLPYVISLPDYDAIAEGIGFENVQTEDWSTAVAPFWDVVMDSALDPKVILGVLLSGWETIQGALAMNLMRDGYKSGLVRYGVLSGRKPLEA
- a CDS encoding diguanylate cyclase, which produces MSLFLSLDPKTMMIMIVISSFLQAWVLIALGVVANQYKGISLYVVGTVMASLSFIIGLLTFSWEVPPLRFISNTFIIGSRVIWAIAIGQFLGRKTTKFTWAFLAATLLSSQIYHNYIATNYNERQFFMIPLNIIICAITISYILKSKHSYFYFTVYSLVVVFAADILLSSFRGLLILDGTTQSLVDASFANLLTFMTLFVIDFLRNCFFVLMVSQRMYSDLKLLSETDFLTQVLNRGAVTERINTNIKNRKNYPLSLILVDIDYFKKINDTYGHDVGDIVLKTVVSVLQAQLYPGDIIGRWGGEEFLIVLPNCSASDVRDRTESLRHTVEKTAIFDSTIPNQQIHCTLSLGVVTATQSKVTLNDLLKPADLALYEAKNSGRNQAQYIVFSR